CCATTCCATATTCTGCAAAAAAATTCATCAGTCCATATCAAAAGAGTAATTATTAGTTAAGTTTGTCCAAGAAAATTAGAGCTTATTGTGCAAAATCTGCTACTCCCTTTGTTTCGATTTATTTATCCGGTCTTGACTTGACTGGAGTTGAAGAAAGTAAAGAatactttttaattttgtgatttttaactaaatatatgtagaatgtaccaaaattttctttattcttGTGGTTTTAAATGTTGGGACCGCACGTACCGCCACCCCAACTCCACATTAGTATAATATTGTCCGCTTTGGGCCAAACCCTCACGGATTTGTTTTTGGGCACTTCCCAAAAGGCCTCATCCTAATGGAGTTAGGTAAACACTTATATATTGATACGTTTCTTCTTCTCCATCCGATGTGGGATGGATTTGTTACCCAACAATCCTCCCCTCAAACCAACACCACACAATTCGTAACCTCCCCTTCAGCAATAATACATTTGATCTGCTAATCATCTTGCACCACCACTACTAACCAATGGGACACACTGCTTGACCACCACTTTGCCAAGACTTTCGACAAAGGCATCAATCGTAGATCTCCAATCGCTAAGTCAATCTGCCAAATCATCTTGCACCGCCGTTATCACCCAACGGGACATGCCGCCTAAACCACCACTTGACAGGAAGACTTTCGACACAAGGCACCCCTGCAGATCTTTGGTCCTGTTGTCACACCGAAACTTCTCACAAAACGCAGTCCAATATTCCGACACACCTGAAcataggctctgataccacatgTTGGGACCGCGCATACCGCCATCCTAACTCCACATTAGTATAATATTATCCGCTTTGGGCCAAGCCCACACTGATTTGTTTTTGGGCACTTCTCAAAAGGCCTCATACTAATGGAGTTGGGTAAGCACTTATATATTGAtacatttttcttcttcttcagatgTGGTATGGATTTGTTACCCAACATTAAACATGTCACGTGGAAAGTTGTCATTAGAGAGTTGCTAAAAAGGGAAAGAGACACTCTATTTTAAAccgactaaaaaggaaagtaagacaaataaacTGAAACGGAAGGAGTATAAGAATGATTAAAATGGTTACCTGGAGCTGCATAGCCAACCGATCCTTTAATATCAATAGTGCTAGTTTCTCTTTGAGCTGTTTCTTGGAGGAATCTTGACAAACCAAAATCGCCAACACGGGCAGTCATGTCCTTGTCTAGAAGGACATTGCCTGGCTTCAAATCACAATGAACAATTGGTGTTTGGCTTCCATGATGAAGATAATCTAGCGCGAAAGCAATATCCATTGCGATGTTTACTCTCTGATAAAGATCTAGATATCGAACGTGCAGACTTCCATCAATAGAAAATGAATGCAGCCAATTGTCTAGGCTACCATTGACCATGAACTCATAAATCAAGGCCTTAAAATCATTGCCCTGAAAGTCAATACCTGAGCATATAGTTACTAACTTGACAAGATTTCTATGTCTGAGGTTCTTTAAGACTTCACATTCTGCAATGAAGCTCTTCAAAGCTCCTCTATGCAGCAAATCGAGTACTTTGATCGCGACAGTTTTTTCATCTGGACCAATAATTCCCTTGTATACAGAACCAAAACCACCCTTACCAATTAAATTATCTGAGGAGAATCCATCGGTTGCTTTCAGAAGTTCCCCGTAGGAGATTTTCAAGAACGAATCATCCGCTGAATCGGATGAAGGGCTACGTTTCCTCTTTGAGAAACACAAAATTAGGAGTACCAGAACAAGTGTTACTCCAAAAAATCCACTAGCAACAGAAATAATTATCTTCAAGGTTGATGACAATCTTCCCTTCTTTGACGTTGGAAACTTACATTGTGGTAGTTTTAGCGTGGAAGAACCTCCACAAAGATTTCTGTTTCCACTGATTATTGCTGCACTTGCATTACTGAAAACTCCTTCTTGAGGTACTTCACCCTCAAAATTGTTAAATGACAGGTTTAAGCTTTTCAATGATATGAAAGTTTCAAAGTACTTTGGAATAAGACCAGAGAAATTATTACGCGAGAAGTCCAAATACTCCATCCCTCTCAAAGAGCTTAAAGATGATGGGATCACACCTTCAAACATGTTTCCCTGAATATGGAGGTTTTCCAACTTGATGCAACTACTTAACGTACTTGGAAGTTTTCCAGATAACTTGTTCTCCGAGATATCAAGATACCCGAGATTGACTAAACTTCCTACTTCAAGGGGAAGTGATCCACTTAACTGGTTTCCAGACAGGTCTAGCTGGATCGCTAAGGATGAGATACTAAGAACCCCTTTTGGTATCGTTCCATTGAGTCTGTTTTGAGAAAGATACAACATTTGCAACAACTGACAATTTCCAAGAACTGAAGGAATAGTCCCTTTTAAGTTGTTTTGAGCTAGATTAAGTCCATACAAGGATGTTATGTTTCCAATGGAGGAAGGGATTTCCCCTGAAAGTTTATTTCCGTTAACGTAGAAATACTTGAGCTTTTGAAGTTTGCCAAGACTGACAGGAATTTCTTCAGTCAATTGGTTATACTCCAAACTTACCACTTCCATGTTGATGAGATCCACAAATCCATCAGGTATTCGTCCGAATAGTTTGTTCCTAGCAAAACCAATAGACCGGAAATTGGTTGACAAGTTGCCAATATTCTTAGGCAACTGGCCTGCTATATTATTCACACTCAAACTCAGTTCTTTAAAACTTGTAATGTTAAccaaggaagaaaagaaatcCATGTCATCTTCTCTCCCGGTTCCAAGATTATTGAAATGCATAGCTAGTCCCTGAAGATTACGGAGATTTTCCAGAGAAGGGATTTTCCCGGACAACTGGTTTCTTGATAGTGAGAAAATTTCAAGATTTGTTAAGTTAGAAATGGAACTTGGAAGCAACCCACTCAATAAGTTTGAGAATAGAAAAACTATGCGAAGACTAGGAAGAGTGGATCCAATATTAGTTGGAAGACTTCCTTTAAGTTGGTTAACTGGTGCAGCAAGATGATAAAGAGAGGATAAGTTAAAGATTGGAAGGGGAATTGAACCAGAAAGCATGTTACCACCAAGAGATATATAGCTCAAGTTAGTCAATTGGCCTAACGAGTACGGTATACTTCCTTCTAATCTATTCTCTACTGCTGCTAAGGCCACAAGGGATGAAAGATTACCCAAAGAATATGGTAGCTCACCTGTTAAATTGTTTGATCTAAGAAAAAGTACCTGAAGGTTTCTCAAAGACAAACCAATCTCCACGGGGATTTTCCCGGTCAGTGAATTACCATCCAAATCAAGATACATGAGCCTAGAGCAATTTGATAGTTCCACTGGCATTTCACCAGTAAATGAGTTGTCCTTAAGCACTAAGTTCTTCAACCTGAATAGCCTTCCGATTTCATGTGGTATCTCACTGTTGAAGGTattattttgaagaattaattctCTAAGAAAACTCATATTTCCTATCTGAGGAATTAATGTTCCTACAACCTGCTTGGAGCTTAAATCCAGCACAGTCACCCTTTCATGTCGGGAACTACATGTAACGCCTTGCCAACTACAATGATGAAAGGAATCATTCCAAGAATTGATAACACCAAAAGGATCATATGTTATTTGTGCTTTGATGCTGAGGAGGGCTAAGCGATCCGTTTCATTTCCAGCAAGCCTGGAAGATGCAGCTACAGAAAGAACACATAATAAGCAAGAAAACATAAGACAAAGGAAAACATTAAGAGACTTCATGTCTGCAGCAATATGTGGAGCAGAAAATTTCAGGAGCAGTTCAAGTTTTAAGGCAAAAAAGAGACAACAGCCGGCTTATGGGAACATATTTTAATGTTAATAAGAAAAGCAGTtgatctttatatatatatatatatataactatcaTTGAAACAACAACGCGTGATGAAATtgtaaaaaaatagagaaattatcAGAAATCTGCTTTGTTGTGGTCAactttcatcattttttaaagGTGTTTGATGGTTAGAGGGACAAATGTCCTGATGGATGAAGCAATTTAGGGGTCAAAGCTCAAAAGGTTGTGAAAATGACTACTTTAAATACAAGTTGTGAAAATGACTACTtttaatacttgtatttcaCTCTCATTCATATAAACAATACactataaaacaaactcattcAAAAGTAGCTGCTCAAAGTTATCTTAAATCTAGCATATAAAGAACAGAACACTTCCTAGAAAGATCGATATGATCCACGTTTTCTCTGGAGGAGTATCTGATGGTGATTGCTGATTATTGAGTCTCAATATTACTAAGTATGCTTCAAGACAGAGAAGGCAACAGGCATAACTAAGAGCAAGAAAACAAATAGGGTACTCAaaaatcaaatatcatattGTATCAGTTCAACTCATCACACTTCTTGTCTTCTTTAGTTCTTAAGGTAAAGAATGCTAGCTCTCAACAATCAAGTTCCATATGGTTCTTTAAAGCCCTAAGGAGCAACAACATGCCCAgcgtaatcccacaagtgaggtccggagagggtagagtgtacgcacaCGTTACCCCTATCTTGGGCAGCGGCGAAGCCAGAATTTTCTATAAGGgagttcaaaatctgaaaaagtagacacaTGAACTCGTCGAaggggggttcgacatctactatttatacataaaaaaatattttaatcatgtataattagtataatttttcgccgaaAGGGGTTCGGATCCCCTAGCCATCATGTGGCTCCGCCACTGACCTTGGAAAGTAGAGAAGTTGTTTACAGTAGACCCTTAGCATAAGGAAAAGAATGGAAAAGGGATAAAAGATAACTTTGATTGTTATCCTTTTTCAAATTAAAGTCTGACTCTATACTTTCttaaatgtattaaataaaaaagacGGCATCACAAGTGTTACATATCATGCGTGCATTAGATGCAAGTCATGAGTTAGATGTCGCAAATCCACTGAATTTCAAACCATGTGACATGAATTTTTGGattataaaaaagtaaattaatAGGTAGAATGacatgaattagaaaaaaaaaggtataaattagtaaggggtcatttggtagaataacatgaattagaaaaagaagaaaaaaactggAAAGTTGAAACCACATTGACTAGTAAACTAATTTCTATATAAGTTATAGGACGTTTGATAGCTAGTTAGGAAGTAAGTTATTCATGTACAAAATTAACACGATATTTGATTTGCAATTTAGAAActtgtataactaatacatatataagttaCTAGGAAATTGGTGCATAACTAATATTTGTGTGACtaataaattcataattaatacatgcattattaatacttacattattCTAACCAGATAACAAACTATCATACTTATAATTACGAGTAATGTCTAATCAAAATTTGGAAACTGAGGGAAAAAACCATCAAACAAGATGACATTCCAAATTTTACACAATACATTTGAGTGAATATTTATTGTAAAAATGTATTACGATACATAAAAATGGCTGGTCATTTTTTGACCTATTTGAGAAATTTGACAATGAgcactttttaattattatttttttggcaaaTTAACTTTTATGTCAATAGGGGtttgcttttaaaatttaaGAGGTGAAAGATTATTATTGTTTTACACATAAAAGATTTAACGTTTGAAGTAGAATTTGTGCTTCATTaacatgaaaaatgaaaagttaattAAGTGATTGAATGGGACACTTTGGTTAGTAATTAGAAAATGAAGATTAAGAGAAATTTTCAATTGGGAGCCATTCTTTTGCAGCTAGAAGACATTGTTGTTATGTTTTCCGGTTGATTGGCCAAGCTTTTagaaagttaaaaatatttatttccttttaaaaatgCTCATTTTAGAAAAATCAAGATGTTTGATCAAGGTTTtagaggaaaaaaattaagtattTTTGAGTAATAGAAGTAGAAATTGTTTGTCATTAACTGAAAAAATACTAACTTTTCCctaaaaagtatttttgaaaCCTTGACCAACAACAGATTACTATTCTGATATTGATAAGAAAATGTAGTTTTTTAACTTGACTAAGCAAACACAAATTACTACGTGCCAttcaaaaattacttttatatatatatatatatatatatatatatatatatatatatatatgtgatgttTTCGATGGTCCCTTGCCTCAAGTAAAACATTTCAAATCAGTTTggaaaaagaaatatgaaaatgaagAAGACATGACAACTATTAAGAAATCATTACATAGAATTCAGAAAAGAGAACAATATATAACCAGAATACAAGACACATGtgataatagaaataaaaggataagAAACTACTAGAATAAtgctaatatatattatttgtaagaaagTAGAACCAAATACAACAAATACGGTGCTCCAAACTATCACCAAGCCTAACCCACAGAAAAAATGAGACAATACTGAACTATCTACTAACCATCTATCCTAATCCACATCCTCCAAACCCTTTTATCTAAGATCGTCATCATGTCCTAGGTAAACTGAAGATATATTGAGTATTGTCTAATCCCTCCACCCGCTCCCCTCAACCCTTAATACGTCTTTGACATACCTCTACCTCTCATAACACCTACCATATATTGATAACCTCTCATACCTTGTCACTTGGGCATCTCTTTTTTCACATGCCTAAACCATTTCATCTTTACTTGTCTTTTGTCCACCACATATATCACTCCCGCCTTGTCATGAATATGTTCATTCATAATCTTAtctctcctagtatgcccacatccatctcaacatcttTATTTCCGCAACTTTCATCGTTTGAgcatgaaaattcttaactaatcaacACTATGGCCTATACAACATAGTCGATCTAACCACAAATCTTATGTATCAtatcactaaacttgcactccaTATATTATTTCTTGAACCTACTCAATTTGAACCTTTTAGATTTCAGGGTCTATCTCTAAGCCTCTGTCTCTCATTAACTTCAGTGTGAATCTCATCAATCAATGCTATGTCATTTGCAAATGATATAGACCATGACATATCATCTTGAATATTCATGTCGCAGTAACTTATCTATTACCAAGGTAAATAGACAATTTATAACAAAAATCACTTACAAAAATGAACAATTTTAAATCTTGGCCAAAAAacctattggttgattgatttgATAACTTTAACCTAGTTAACTTTTGGGAGAATATGACATGACTTGTCCTGAA
This Solanum dulcamara chromosome 1, daSolDulc1.2, whole genome shotgun sequence DNA region includes the following protein-coding sequences:
- the LOC129885474 gene encoding probable LRR receptor-like serine/threonine-protein kinase At3g47570, yielding MKSLNVFLCLMFSCLLCVLSVAASSRLAGNETDRLALLSIKAQITYDPFGVINSWNDSFHHCSWQGVTCSSRHERVTVLDLSSKQVVGTLIPQIGNMSFLRELILQNNTFNSEIPHEIGRLFRLKNLVLKDNSFTGEMPVELSNCSRLMYLDLDGNSLTGKIPVEIGLSLRNLQVLFLRSNNLTGELPYSLGNLSSLVALAAVENRLEGSIPYSLGQLTNLSYISLGGNMLSGSIPLPIFNLSSLYHLAAPVNQLKGSLPTNIGSTLPSLRIVFLFSNLLSGLLPSSISNLTNLEIFSLSRNQLSGKIPSLENLRNLQGLAMHFNNLGTGREDDMDFFSSLVNITSFKELSLSVNNIAGQLPKNIGNLSTNFRSIGFARNKLFGRIPDGFVDLINMEVVSLEYNQLTEEIPVSLGKLQKLKYFYVNGNKLSGEIPSSIGNITSLYGLNLAQNNLKGTIPSVLGNCQLLQMLYLSQNRLNGTIPKGVLSISSLAIQLDLSGNQLSGSLPLEVGSLVNLGYLDISENKLSGKLPSTLSSCIKLENLHIQGNMFEGVIPSSLSSLRGMEYLDFSRNNFSGLIPKYFETFISLKSLNLSFNNFEGEVPQEGVFSNASAAIISGNRNLCGGSSTLKLPQCKFPTSKKGRLSSTLKIIISVASGFFGVTLVLVLLILCFSKRKRSPSSDSADDSFLKISYGELLKATDGFSSDNLIGKGGFGSVYKGIIGPDEKTVAIKVLDLLHRGALKSFIAECEVLKNLRHRNLVKSLSESKHRNGYCFRARLSSSWKPNTNCSL